The DNA segment TTCTAGAGCACTTGGGAACTTTATGGTAAATCACTGCCATCTCAGGCATTTAGGTTATTTGGGAAAGCGCATTATGAAGAACAAGCTGCACAGAGTGAAGCGCATGCTGGAATCTTAATGGATCTGAATCCTGGAAGTGTGGTGACATGTGAAGAGCCAGCTCTTAATGTCTATCACACCAAACCTGGAATTCTTCCAGAATCCTAACATTATGTTAAGTATTTTGTCAAATCAACATTTAGATCACAAAGGTGGAATTCCTAAAATCCATACCACTAGCAGATAGTCCCAAATCTCTTTTCATGTATGAGTTGCAGAGGTgctgaaaaccaaaaatcagTATATGATAAGTAACATTTTCAAGTCAGGCCAAACAAACTTTTATAAAACGATTTAATTTACAGTCTAAAAAACATGCCCATAAAACCTCTGGAAATACAGCTGCTTCTGCACACTGAGATATTGAAAGTATATTGGAATTCTACATACATCAAGTACACACAAAACAATCCAGATAACAGAAttgtacattttaaatgaatCTTCAGATCAAATCAATCTCAAAAAACAAAGTGGGAAATATCTATACAATTACCAATATTTACCAACTGTAAAGAACTCCAATGCAAAGCATTAGTGACTGTTGCCATGTTGATTTCATCTTTGTCCCCAGGCAAAAAAACCAGTGGCAATCGGCAAGGATTTCAGAAGGATCAAATATTGAGATATTCTAAAACATGTACctttctcaaaagaaaatactgcttcCTTCAATGTGTTCTTCCAACATAAAATTTCATAAGGCATTAATAGCAACAGGCAGATTTTCAAGTATTTGTTACTGGCTGCTGCCCTTGATGAGAAAGACTTTGGAAGCCAAATTAACACCTCCTAAAGACGGGTGGAAGGTTTTCATTGACATCTATACCCCAAAAGTCCCTTCTCCCCCCTCCTAAAGACGGGTGGAAGGTTTTCATTGGCATCTACACCCCAAAAGTCCCTTCTCGACCATGCCCTGAAATAGTCTTAGACTACAATTTATCTACTTAGATAAAAACATGCCTGAGTGCAGCCAGGGAGCTCCACTCATGTGAATGGGACTGTTCTCCCTGTTCCAAACAGGGCAGGTGTTCTGTCTAAAATATTAAAGGCCACCTAGAGTATTGTAGCCACCTACAGCTATGATAGCAAATTGAATACCTACAGCTATTATTGTGTCTTTATTAACTTCACAAATACTATTAAAAGCACAGTTAAAAGCAGTcacatttaaattcaaaataaccACAATCTCTGTTTAAACTTGCAACTACCTTTTTTTATTAGTTAAGTCTAACTTCTGTTAAAGATAactgtggaaaaataattaatgagccataatttggaaaaaactttaaggtattaaaaaagaataagCTATTTTTGAAAGTTTATGATGATTTAGATTAATACCAATAATAAAGAAGTTGCATGTTTGTCTATGAACCAGTTTTAAATTAAGGGGTtgcaaagctttcttttttctctttaattttaaaataattcctagCTTTATGTGGTATGCATGTAAGGAGTGGTGAAAGCGGTGCATCAGCCATACctggggggagagagagagagagagacaattGCAGCTGTACTCAACTGTTATTTACCTTTCATAACTGTTAgtaaaactgaaacacaaaactAAAACACTAAAACAAGCCACAGCTTGAATATCCATGTACAAACCAGTAATTCTAAGAATAAATTGTCAGATATTTAGACATAAGTTGTTAAAGtggtaatatttttattccactATGTTTCTTTTTCAACCATGAAGTTGTTTCCTTATGCAAGATACAAGCAAAATGTAAGAtgacaaaaatatgtaaaactCTGGAATTTCCCTCCATTTTACAGAGTTGGAACACTTACCTGCTGGTGCCAAGGATTTCAGTGATTCCAAAAGATGTGGACTAGAAAACTTGACCAAACATCTGAATGGTTCTTTTTTATCCAAAACATCCATTTTAGGACCACTTTTAAATATTGTCTCAAGCTGTTAACACAAAATTTAACCAGTGAGTATAAGCAATGAATATGTTTCATTTATGTGTTATTACATAttacatttaaatgtttaaataggACTGTTTCCAATTTGCAATCACAACATgattccagctggaaaaaatgttGTAGTAAAATCTGAGGGTGCCACCATGTGGCAGAGTTTTCTCCTGAAAGCAAGAGGCAGCTTGTTCAGTAATACTGTAAAACATTAAGTATTTCTTAGAATTTTCAACTTATCTGTTCATGCAATAAAATCTCTGCATCATCAAGAAGTCAGTTATGGTATCATACACAGCATAAGATTTACGTGTACTTAAAATAATCCTAATTTCTCATGCTCCAATGCACTGCTAGTCTAAATCAAGTCTTTATTACAAAAACAGGTTGAAATGCTGAGTTCACAAGGCTGAAAGATTGAAACACGATCTAAAATTCTCACCAAATTTCAATCTATTTCTTACAGAGACCTTTAACtcccttattttaaaatgtcctcCCTAAAGTTTAAAAAGCCCtataatatttcttaaatttgaaatttaatcTATCACTACATTAAAATTAGAACCTCAAATCAGATTGGTTGCTTTTCCTACCTTGTATTGTGCAAATTCGAGTTTTGGTTGGGGACCACTACCAAAAACTTCCTGATTCAGTCTGtggattctttctttctcaattCTGTTTTCATGAATTATCCTTATAtctgctgcaggggaaaagagaacagaaagacAAAGTTGTCAGCTTCTGTAATACTGGTTTTCTGATCAGATTATTCCAATGAAAACTTGTACATAATAGTTTTAATGAATTCACTGCAGTCTTTTTTGGATAAGGTAGTTGTCTCCaccatttatattttcagttcttaccaagagaaaaacacaagcTAATGTGAGATGCTGGGCATTGAGTGGGTTTGGTTTCCATGTCCAGTGCCACTCCTGGGAAATACTGACCTCTCCCAGTGACAGCCAGTACTAAGGCACCAGGGATGGATAACATAATGGGAATGGAGCATACGTATATTTCCTTTTATCAATCTCTTTTCACAAACCAGCAGGAATGATGTTTAAACTAGctttatatttcaaatatacATACCATTTTCTGGTTCTACATTCCCTCCTTGCAGAGGTTTTGGAGTGTAAGTTTGGAAGTTCtaaatggagagagagagagagggaggaaaaaaatattttagttcagTTCTATTTTTAGAACGCCTAGCTGAAAAATACTTCAATATATTTCCTTTTACTTCTCATTCTGGAAGAATGATCTTCCAAATTTTGACCTTTATTAGAAGTCTAGAAGCCAaccttattttgaaaaaaattgcctGTCTTAGAATATTTGTGAAGATTTCCCTATTTACAAGCTTTACATGGATGAGCAGACTAAGCATCCATTCCAACAGCCTTCAACTGATGGCTCTAGGAAGCCTAATGAAAGGAACCTAAAAAAGGTTAGGACTGAATTGTTCATATAATTTTTAGTCTGAGTTTAGCCATCAGGAATTACAATAATAAAGAGTACATGGGATACCAAATAATTACATCCTCACTGCAATGTTACCTTCATGAAAGGCTGTCGACCTCAGTAGTTCAACATTATTTTAACTTGATGGTCTCTTGGAAAAGGTGAATTTTCCCCCTTGCTAGGGGGTGAGAACTAGGcctgaaacaaaaagcaagacTTATCTTAGGATTTACTTGTGAAGTGGCTCACCTGGCTATATCTTTTAAACACAATATCTTTAAGGGAGTTTAAAGAATGACTTCGAAGCTCCATTTCACGGATGTCATGGTAATTGGAGGCAACAGTCAGGgcctttaaataaaaatggaaattgtttTAACATCAGTCTCAATCATCCCTGTGTTTGTAATATATAAGAAACATAGCATGTCTAGACATTGTGGTGTTTTTGTTTCAAGGTAAGCAATAACTGCCCTTTAACTAggattttcattctgaaaaaatGTTGCAGAGATTGTTATACAGCTATATTTaattaaagttaaaatttaaaagcattcaCAGTATTAACAAGCAAAGTCCCATAGTCTTAttagctgaaaaataaacaaacagaatcataaaatactACCAAAGCTGATCACCTTAAGTTAACAAAAATGAACAGCATTCCCTCATGAGCTCATATGCTTCGTTCTTGACGTTAACTGTGTTGATCTAATATTATTCAACTTCTTGAAGAGGCAATTTAATGGAATACTGCCCAAGACTTggttaagaaattaaattcaggaGCAGTAAACTGAACAAACTGCATTTATTCACAATGCACTAATCCAAAGATTTGGAGTTTGCCCCATTTTTATCATGGgctaaggagaaaaagaaatacgCAATTTAGCAAATTATATTAAGTGAGGTGTCTTTACCAATCCTCTTAAAAGCTAACCCAATTATAGCTTTACATGACTGTGGGGAAGTTGGGGTCTGAGCAGTTTTATTCTGTACCTGACATAGCAGAGGCAAGTTGCTCTTCAGAATTGAGGCAGAAATGAAGACAAAGGGAGTTTGTGAATGGTACACAACATAGCTGGGTTTGtactggtttggttttttatatgGTGTTCCCCAAGCAACTCTAATCCAGATTGCATTATCCTCATATTCCTTAAAGGTGATGGTGACCtgatagaaaaagaaaagttttgatTTACCAACACATTTAGGTATCCATAAAGATTTTCTTATCTCTTAACATCTCTGTTTACAAGATCCAAACATAATTTAATACCACTGCTTGAATAAGAAAAAACCTACTAAGTGTCGTAAGGattgtatttatataaaatttccACACAAAAACAATAACCTCACAAACTGGGATAAAAAGAAGAATCACCTTTCAAACTCTaatattgcttttcttcctatatacatttttttctgaaggttgaaaatagaaaatagctTATTACAAAAGCACTGATCTCTCTTTTGAGAAAACAATACAAAGATGTCTGTTTAGAAGGAGGGCTAGTGGCAATAATTCCAATATGTCAATTTTTGGAGAAACTAAACTTTTGATCAACTTGTGGTTTTAGAGATATTTATTACTGCTCAAGAATACACAATCAAAAGTCTGAACATCCCCTTTTCTATTCTTGTTGATTTGCTTCTTGTTTACTTCTTTTTACCTTGACTCAGGTAGtagacttaaaaaaaccctacaacaacaaaaaccccaaaatactgcaaaactttattttaaaaaggtgaTGTGAACTGCATCTGATTGGCTGTGAGTGATTTGGATTTGTTCCCCTCTTCTGTTGTGTATGGGAATCCACTGGGTGTCATGGAGTGACGCAGGTGATCAGCCAGAGGCGTTTTCTATTCCCTTGTCCAAACGAAACTGGTGAGCTAGAGCAACTAAAGATTCCTGCAAACTTGGCAAAGATTTGATAAAAAACCACCAACCCGCTGCCTTTCTTGAAGCCAGTCACATTTTAAGACAAacttacattttatttccttccagcATAATTGTGAAGTTGCTAAAACAGATACGCaatacatttttcctgtttcacatGCAGTTCCTATCATGCCCAAATGAATAATTCCATTCGATTCTTGACTCAGTCTGTAAGGAACAGCTATGAAAACAACCTTTTGACACCAGAGC comes from the Ficedula albicollis isolate OC2 chromosome 11, FicAlb1.5, whole genome shotgun sequence genome and includes:
- the CENPN gene encoding centromere protein N isoform X2 → MDVTVAEYIRRTVLKMPRHEIKMMLQKWGFLSEAQLQTLNFHQIKDNISQEVVQLCEENSANIKQAAALDIIYNQIYQNKRMWSVYQMKKSGEEVEYFDIADFKKKFKRRIRSALKNVTITFKEYEDNAIWIRVAWGTPYKKPNQYKPSYVVYHSQTPFVFISASILKSNLPLLCQALTVASNYHDIREMELRSHSLNSLKDIVFKRYSQNFQTYTPKPLQGGNVEPENADIRIIHENRIEKERIHRLNQEVFGSGPQPKLEFAQYKLETIFKSGPKMDVLDKKEPFRCLVKFSSPHLLESLKSLAPAGMADAPLSPLLTCIPHKARNYFKIKEKKESFATP
- the CENPN gene encoding centromere protein N isoform X1; its protein translation is MLYDSVSIFPGGSIMDVTVAEYIRRTVLKMPRHEIKMMLQKWGFLSEAQLQTLNFHQIKDNISQEVVQLCEENSANIKQAAALDIIYNQIYQNKRMWSVYQMKKSGEEVEYFDIADFKKKFKRRIRSALKNVTITFKEYEDNAIWIRVAWGTPYKKPNQYKPSYVVYHSQTPFVFISASILKSNLPLLCQALTVASNYHDIREMELRSHSLNSLKDIVFKRYSQNFQTYTPKPLQGGNVEPENADIRIIHENRIEKERIHRLNQEVFGSGPQPKLEFAQYKLETIFKSGPKMDVLDKKEPFRCLVKFSSPHLLESLKSLAPAGMADAPLSPLLTCIPHKARNYFKIKEKKESFATP